The following proteins are encoded in a genomic region of Brachypodium distachyon strain Bd21 chromosome 1, Brachypodium_distachyon_v3.0, whole genome shotgun sequence:
- the LOC100845462 gene encoding UDP-galactose/UDP-glucose transporter 2, with amino-acid sequence MTGAEEQGRRLFGVSLTDRPVWQQFLICSSGFFFGYLVNGICEEYVYNRLQFSYGWYFTFVQGFVYLALIRLQGFTVKQMVNPWRTYIRLSAVLMGSNGLTKGSLAFLNYPAQIMFKSTKVLPVMIMGAFIPGLRRKYPFHEYVSAVMLVLGLILFTLADAQTSPNFSMVGVAMVSSALIMDAFLGNLQEAIFKMNPDTTQMEMLFCSTVVGLPFLAVPMVLTGELRTAWNSCSQHLYVYAVLVFEAMATFVGQVSVLSLIALFGAATTAMVTTARKAVTLLLSYLIFTKPMTEQHVTGLLLITMGIVLRLLPENKEKKGPAALRQAKMAVALPQRGGGEEDRQRQQWRGDDDVVEEEGEEKSPLV; translated from the exons ATGACCGGAGCGGAGGAGCAGGGGAGGAGGCTGTTCGGGGTGTCGCTGACGGACAGGCCCGTCTGGCAGCAGTTCCTCATCTGCTCCTCGGGCTTCTTCTTCGGCTACCTCGTCAATGGCATCTGCGAG GAATACGTCTACAACCGGCTCCAGTTCAG CTATGGGTGGTACTTCACCTTCGTGCAGGGGTTCGTGTACCTGGCCCTGATACGGCTGCAGGGGTTCACGGTCAAGCAGATGGTGAACCCGTGGCGCACCTACATTCGCCTCTCGGCCGTTCTCATGGGCTCCAATGGCCTCACAAAGGGCTCCCTCGCCTTCCTCAATTACCCCGCGCAGATCATGTTCAAATCCACCAAG GTTTTGCCTGTGATGATAATGGGGGCATTTATCCCCGGTTTACGACGCAAATACCCATTCCATGAGTATGTATCTGCGGTGATGCTCGTCCTCGGCCTCATACTCTTCACGCTTGCGGATGCGCAGACATCGCCTAATTTCAGCATGGTTGGCGTGGCCATGGTCTCCAGTGCGCTCATCATGGACGCCTTCCTCGGCAACCTGCAGGAGGCCATCTTTAAGATGAACCCAGACACTACACAG ATGGAGATGCTCTTCTGCTCAACTGTTGTTGGGTTACCTTTCCTTGCTGTGCCGATGGTGTTAACAGGGGAGCTAAGGACAGCATGGAATTCGTGTTCTCAG CATCTGTACGTGTACGCCGTGCTAGTGTTCGAGGCGATGGCGACGTTCGTGGGGCAGGTGTCGGTGCTGTCCCTCATCGCGCTCTTCGGCGCCGCGACGACGGCCATGGTGACGACGGCGAGGAAGGCGGTGACGCTGCTCCTGTCGTACCTGATATTCACGAAGCCCATGACGGAGCAGCACGTCACGGGGCTGCTGCTGATCACCATGGGGATCGTGCTAAGGCTCCTGCCGGagaacaaggagaagaagggcccgGCCGCGCTCCGGCAGGCCAAGATGGCGGTGGCGTTGCCgcagcgtggcggcggcgaggaggatcggcagcggcagcagtggcgggGAGACGATGATGTggtagaggaggagggggaggagaaaTCGCCGTTAGTATGA
- the LOC100845765 gene encoding uncharacterized protein LOC100845765 yields the protein MAAVTAPVLTLRDLLELACESSRSDGFRSYPRHLPSSSPSSSSADDVARDLLAEPGPDRQLRRSPSRLSLASIFFFSSPTRSGSPGSLSRLSFRSLSRRLREGFFWRRREEFDEDDERDSLGLPSPLVSSCCSDSESEPPDDLRLQPESEKKKLSEQAPATSPSSSGSTGRRADADADATGDGGHKATVGGDDTVEMEEKQQLSPVSVMDFPFHDDGDEASDAGTCSPSNSFQQLQRSSEKGTLRHKIRRLEGLAEAEAAIAPVDLEPRFVASDSGKSLHDTRTQGDSSSSTTTTMALPDEHRSACEDQEESKFPDEPFRLLGRLLDDEEGTAGDSVVATVDERLLLDFFAEGIDRRLRCWAGPAVGTVKRSSLNDHDEAALVCVAREWVRDEGLRWGIDDVFFTGEAALVDMERERRWMRVVEEKQDVGATVAGNMVDALLAELVNDLAHGGTSFGSVHGSCGC from the exons ATGGCGGCAGTTACGGCGCCGGTGCTGACGCTCCGGGACTTGCTGGAGCTGGCGTGCGAGTCCAGCCGCAGCGACGGCTTCCGCTCCTACCCGCGCCAccttccctcctcctctccttcttcttcctccgccgaTGATGTCGCGCGCGACCTCCTCGCCGAGCCCGGCCCCGACCGGCAACTGCGCCGGAGCCCCTCGCGCTTGTCGCTGgcttccatcttcttcttctcctccccaaCCAGGAGCGGGAGCCCCGGCTCGCTCTCGCGGCTCTCCTTCAGGAGCCTCTCGAGGAGACTCCGGGAGGGATTCTTCTGGAGACGGCGCGAGGAAttcgacgaggacgacgaaaGGGACTCTCTCGGGCTCCCGTCTCCGCTCgtcagcagctgctgctccgaCTCTGAGTCGGAGCCGCCCGATGACCTGCGGCTCCAGCCggagtcggagaagaagaagctgtcCGAACAGGCACCGGcgacgtcgccgtcgtcctcgGGCAGCACGGGtcgccgcgccgacgccgacgccgacgccaccggagacggaggccACAAG gcgaCTGTCGGTGGGGATGATACagtggagatggaggagaagcagcagctGAGCCCCGTGTCCGTCATGGATTTCCCCTTCCACGACGACGGAGACGAAGCGAGCGACGCCGGGACGTGCTCGCCTAGTAATTCCTTCCAGCAACTCCAAc GGTCGTCGGAGAAGGGGACGCTGCGGCACAAGATCCGACGGCTGGAAGGcctggcggaggcggaggcggcgatcGCCCCCGTGGACCTCGAGCCACGCTTCGTGGCATCTGACTCGGGCAAATCGCTGCACGACACGCGAACCCAGGGcgactccagcagcagcacaacgACAACGATGGCACTGCCGGATGAGCACCGAAGCGCCTGTGAGGATCAGGAGGAGAGCAAGTTTCCCGACGAGCCGTTCCGCCTCCTCGGGCGGCTCCTAGACGACGAGGAAGGCACGGCGGGCGATTCGGTTGTGGCTACTGTCGACGAAAGACTTCTCCTCGACTTCTTTGCCGAGGGAATCGACCGCCGGCTCCGCTGTTGGGCGGGTCCAGCGGTCGGCACGGTCAAAAGATCGTCGTTGAATGATCATGACGAGGCGGCGTTGGTCTGTGTGGCGAGGGAGTGGGTGCGAGACGAAGGGTTACGGTGGGGGATCGATGACGTGTTTTTTACGGGCGAGGCGGCGTTGGTGGACATGGAACGAGAAAGACGGTGGATGCGGGTCGTTGAGGAGAAACAAGACGTCGGTGCGACGGTGGCGGGGAACATGGTGGACGCGCTGCTGGCCGAGTTGGTCAATGACTTGGCGCACGGCGGGACTAGTTTCGGAAGCGTGCATGGGTCTTGTGGATGTTAA
- the LOC100821548 gene encoding ran guanine nucleotide release factor has protein sequence MASESSTRRLLFGGAISSTFPVRFQDVSNIREVPDHQEVFVDPSRDESLIFELLDLKGEVEDGGSALWFLRDVANEQDAGDSMVVEHSGTVQLAGLRVGEASVVAGTAIGKLAVSKGRQGREAQNIIRVYLANIRLKNAATDVVITAYEPLLINPLSESAQEVAAGPAVPAEEAGCLPMSEVFRLAVMNFDVHDWNLFNGSA, from the exons ATGGCCAGCGAGAGCAGCACGAGGCGGCTCCTGTTCGGCGGCGCCATCTCCAGCACCTTCCCCGTCCGGTTCCAG GATGTGAGCAACATTCGCGAGGTTCCCGACCATCAG GAAGTTTTCGTTGATCCTTCCCGTGACGAGAGCCTCATCTTCGAGCTGCTCGACCTCAAGGGCGAAGTggaggacggcggcagcgcgcTCTGGTTCCTGCGCGACGTTGCCAACGAGCAAGATGCGGGGGATAGCATG GTGGTCGAGCACTCTGGGACAGTTCAACTAGCTGGTCTGCGGGTTGGAGAAGCATCTGTAGTGGCTGGAACTGCAATTGGCAAGCTG GCGGTTTCAAAAGGGAGACAGGGCAGAGAAGCACAGAACATTATTCGA GTTTACTTGGCAAACATACGTCTGAAGAATGCAGCAACAGATGTAGTTATCACCGCATATGAGCCACTTTTAATAAA CCCGTTGAGTGAGAGCGCCCAGGAGGTTGCGGCTGGACCAGCAGTACCTGCAGAAGAAGCAGGATGCTTACCGATGTCTGAGGTCTTCAGACTTGCGGTGATGAACTTTGATGTCCATGATTGGAACCTTTTCAATGGCAGTGCTTGA
- the LOC100846855 gene encoding protein-ribulosamine 3-kinase, chloroplastic isoform X3, whose translation MANVALLSASSSPSTSSSANASSLVPRCPPSRRSACTRRAASKLSIVAAMGDDPIKEWILTEGKATQITGISSIGGGCINSAQRYITDAGSFFVKTNRRIGPAMFEGEALGLKAMYDTKSIRVPLPYKVGSLPTGGSFIIMEFIQFGRSRGDQSALGRKLAEMHKAAKSDKGYGFYVENTIGSTPQINTWTADWIEFYSKHRLGYQLELISQRFGDSAIYEKGQQLIKNMHPLFDGAVIEPCLLHGDLWSGNISSDANGDPVILDPACYYGHNEAEFGMSWCAGFGGEFYSSYFQVMPKQPGFEKRRDLYLLYHYLNHYNLFGSGYRSSAMSIIEDYLRMLKA comes from the exons ATGGCGAACGTGGCGCTgctctccgcctcctcctcgccatccacctcctcctccgccaacGCTTCCTCGCTCGTCCCTCGCTGCCCTCCATCTCGCCGGTCCGCCTGCACCCGAAGAGCAGCCTCCAAGCTCTCCATCG TGGCTGCCATGGGCGATGACCCGATCAAGGAATGGATCCTCACCGAGGGGAAGGCCACGCAGATTACAGGGATAAGCTCCATTGGGGGTGGCTGCATTAACAGTGCTCAGCGCTACATTACTGACGCTGGCTCCTTCTTTGTGAAGACCAACAG GCGCATTGGCCCCGCTATGTTTGAAGGGGAGGCTCTCGGTTTGAAGGCGATGTATGACACGAAGTCAATCCGTGTTCCTCTGCCGTACAAG GTTGGATCGTTACCAACTGGTGGTTCTTTTATCATCATGGAGTTTATTCAATTTGGTCGTTCTAGGGGAGACCAG TCAGCTCTGGGAAGGAAGCTCGCTGAAATGCATAAAGCTGCTAAATCTGATAAGGGCTATGGTTTCTACGTTGAAAATACTATTGGAAG CACTCCACAAATTAACACTTGGACTGCTGACTGGATTGAGTTTTACTCAAAGCATAGACTGGGCTACCAGTTGGAGTTGATATCACAACGATTCGGTGATTCAGCCATATATGAAAAAG GTCAACAATTGATCAAGAATATGCATCCACTTTTTGATGGTGCTGTTATTGAGCCATGCTTACTTCATGGTGATTTGTGGAGTGGAAACATAAGCTCTGATGCTAACGGAGATCCTGTAATATTGGATCCAGCATGCTACT ATGGTCACAATGAAGCAGAGTTCGGGATGTCATGGTGTGCTGGATTTGGTGGGGAATTTTATAGTTCCTATTTTCAG GTGATGCCAAAACAACCAGGCTTTGAGAAGAGGAGGGACCTGTATCTCCTCTACCACTACCTGAATCACTACAACCTTTTCGGCTCAGGGTACCGCTCATCAGCTATGTCCATAATCGAAGATTACCTGCGAATGCTGAAGGCTTAG
- the LOC100846855 gene encoding protein-ribulosamine 3-kinase, chloroplastic isoform X2 — protein MANVALLSASSSPSTSSSANASSLVPRCPPSRRSACTRRAASKLSIVAAMGDDPIKEWILTEGKATQITGISSIGGGCINSAQRYITDAGSFFVKTNRRIGPAMFEGEALGLKAMYDTKSIRVPLPYKVGSLPTGGSFIIMEFIQFGRSRGDQTVSCQSALGRKLAEMHKAAKSDKGYGFYVENTIGSTPQINTWTADWIEFYSKHRLGYQLELISQRFGDSAIYEKGQQLIKNMHPLFDGAVIEPCLLHGDLWSGNISSDANGDPVILDPACYYGHNEAEFGMSWCAGFGGEFYSSYFQVMPKQPGFEKRRDLYLLYHYLNHYNLFGSGYRSSAMSIIEDYLRMLKA, from the exons ATGGCGAACGTGGCGCTgctctccgcctcctcctcgccatccacctcctcctccgccaacGCTTCCTCGCTCGTCCCTCGCTGCCCTCCATCTCGCCGGTCCGCCTGCACCCGAAGAGCAGCCTCCAAGCTCTCCATCG TGGCTGCCATGGGCGATGACCCGATCAAGGAATGGATCCTCACCGAGGGGAAGGCCACGCAGATTACAGGGATAAGCTCCATTGGGGGTGGCTGCATTAACAGTGCTCAGCGCTACATTACTGACGCTGGCTCCTTCTTTGTGAAGACCAACAG GCGCATTGGCCCCGCTATGTTTGAAGGGGAGGCTCTCGGTTTGAAGGCGATGTATGACACGAAGTCAATCCGTGTTCCTCTGCCGTACAAG GTTGGATCGTTACCAACTGGTGGTTCTTTTATCATCATGGAGTTTATTCAATTTGGTCGTTCTAGGGGAGACCAG ACTGTTTCTTGTCAGTCAGCTCTGGGAAGGAAGCTCGCTGAAATGCATAAAGCTGCTAAATCTGATAAGGGCTATGGTTTCTACGTTGAAAATACTATTGGAAG CACTCCACAAATTAACACTTGGACTGCTGACTGGATTGAGTTTTACTCAAAGCATAGACTGGGCTACCAGTTGGAGTTGATATCACAACGATTCGGTGATTCAGCCATATATGAAAAAG GTCAACAATTGATCAAGAATATGCATCCACTTTTTGATGGTGCTGTTATTGAGCCATGCTTACTTCATGGTGATTTGTGGAGTGGAAACATAAGCTCTGATGCTAACGGAGATCCTGTAATATTGGATCCAGCATGCTACT ATGGTCACAATGAAGCAGAGTTCGGGATGTCATGGTGTGCTGGATTTGGTGGGGAATTTTATAGTTCCTATTTTCAG GTGATGCCAAAACAACCAGGCTTTGAGAAGAGGAGGGACCTGTATCTCCTCTACCACTACCTGAATCACTACAACCTTTTCGGCTCAGGGTACCGCTCATCAGCTATGTCCATAATCGAAGATTACCTGCGAATGCTGAAGGCTTAG
- the LOC100846855 gene encoding protein-ribulosamine 3-kinase, chloroplastic isoform X1 has product MANVALLSASSSPSTSSSANASSLVPRCPPSRRSACTRRAASKLSIVAAMGDDPIKEWILTEGKATQITGISSIGGGCINSAQRYITDAGSFFVKTNRRIGPAMFEGEALGLKAMYDTKSIRVPLPYKVGSLPTGGSFIIMEFIQFGRSRGDQVTLSRNPFHSKKKSALGRKLAEMHKAAKSDKGYGFYVENTIGSTPQINTWTADWIEFYSKHRLGYQLELISQRFGDSAIYEKGQQLIKNMHPLFDGAVIEPCLLHGDLWSGNISSDANGDPVILDPACYYGHNEAEFGMSWCAGFGGEFYSSYFQVMPKQPGFEKRRDLYLLYHYLNHYNLFGSGYRSSAMSIIEDYLRMLKA; this is encoded by the exons ATGGCGAACGTGGCGCTgctctccgcctcctcctcgccatccacctcctcctccgccaacGCTTCCTCGCTCGTCCCTCGCTGCCCTCCATCTCGCCGGTCCGCCTGCACCCGAAGAGCAGCCTCCAAGCTCTCCATCG TGGCTGCCATGGGCGATGACCCGATCAAGGAATGGATCCTCACCGAGGGGAAGGCCACGCAGATTACAGGGATAAGCTCCATTGGGGGTGGCTGCATTAACAGTGCTCAGCGCTACATTACTGACGCTGGCTCCTTCTTTGTGAAGACCAACAG GCGCATTGGCCCCGCTATGTTTGAAGGGGAGGCTCTCGGTTTGAAGGCGATGTATGACACGAAGTCAATCCGTGTTCCTCTGCCGTACAAG GTTGGATCGTTACCAACTGGTGGTTCTTTTATCATCATGGAGTTTATTCAATTTGGTCGTTCTAGGGGAGACCAGGTAACCTTGTCCCGAAACCCCTTTCATTCAAAGAAAAAG TCAGCTCTGGGAAGGAAGCTCGCTGAAATGCATAAAGCTGCTAAATCTGATAAGGGCTATGGTTTCTACGTTGAAAATACTATTGGAAG CACTCCACAAATTAACACTTGGACTGCTGACTGGATTGAGTTTTACTCAAAGCATAGACTGGGCTACCAGTTGGAGTTGATATCACAACGATTCGGTGATTCAGCCATATATGAAAAAG GTCAACAATTGATCAAGAATATGCATCCACTTTTTGATGGTGCTGTTATTGAGCCATGCTTACTTCATGGTGATTTGTGGAGTGGAAACATAAGCTCTGATGCTAACGGAGATCCTGTAATATTGGATCCAGCATGCTACT ATGGTCACAATGAAGCAGAGTTCGGGATGTCATGGTGTGCTGGATTTGGTGGGGAATTTTATAGTTCCTATTTTCAG GTGATGCCAAAACAACCAGGCTTTGAGAAGAGGAGGGACCTGTATCTCCTCTACCACTACCTGAATCACTACAACCTTTTCGGCTCAGGGTACCGCTCATCAGCTATGTCCATAATCGAAGATTACCTGCGAATGCTGAAGGCTTAG
- the LOC100846855 gene encoding protein-ribulosamine 3-kinase, chloroplastic isoform X5 produces the protein MANVALLSASSSPSTSSSANASSLVPRCPPSRRSACTRRAASKLSIVAAMGDDPIKEWILTEGKATQITGISSIGGGCINSAQRYITDAGSFFVKTNRRIGPAMFEGEALGLKAMYDTKSIRVPLPYKVGSLPTGGSFIIMEFIQFGRSRGDQLWEGSSLKCIKLLNLIRAMVSTLKILLEGQQLIKNMHPLFDGAVIEPCLLHGDLWSGNISSDANGDPVILDPACYYGHNEAEFGMSWCAGFGGEFYSSYFQVMPKQPGFEKRRDLYLLYHYLNHYNLFGSGYRSSAMSIIEDYLRMLKA, from the exons ATGGCGAACGTGGCGCTgctctccgcctcctcctcgccatccacctcctcctccgccaacGCTTCCTCGCTCGTCCCTCGCTGCCCTCCATCTCGCCGGTCCGCCTGCACCCGAAGAGCAGCCTCCAAGCTCTCCATCG TGGCTGCCATGGGCGATGACCCGATCAAGGAATGGATCCTCACCGAGGGGAAGGCCACGCAGATTACAGGGATAAGCTCCATTGGGGGTGGCTGCATTAACAGTGCTCAGCGCTACATTACTGACGCTGGCTCCTTCTTTGTGAAGACCAACAG GCGCATTGGCCCCGCTATGTTTGAAGGGGAGGCTCTCGGTTTGAAGGCGATGTATGACACGAAGTCAATCCGTGTTCCTCTGCCGTACAAG GTTGGATCGTTACCAACTGGTGGTTCTTTTATCATCATGGAGTTTATTCAATTTGGTCGTTCTAGGGGAGACCAG CTCTGGGAAGGAAGCTCGCTGAAATGCATAAAGCTGCTAAATCTGATAAGGGCTATGGTTTCTACGTTGAAAATACTATTGGAAG GTCAACAATTGATCAAGAATATGCATCCACTTTTTGATGGTGCTGTTATTGAGCCATGCTTACTTCATGGTGATTTGTGGAGTGGAAACATAAGCTCTGATGCTAACGGAGATCCTGTAATATTGGATCCAGCATGCTACT ATGGTCACAATGAAGCAGAGTTCGGGATGTCATGGTGTGCTGGATTTGGTGGGGAATTTTATAGTTCCTATTTTCAG GTGATGCCAAAACAACCAGGCTTTGAGAAGAGGAGGGACCTGTATCTCCTCTACCACTACCTGAATCACTACAACCTTTTCGGCTCAGGGTACCGCTCATCAGCTATGTCCATAATCGAAGATTACCTGCGAATGCTGAAGGCTTAG
- the LOC100846855 gene encoding protein-ribulosamine 3-kinase, chloroplastic isoform X4, translating to MANVALLSASSSPSTSSSANASSLVPRCPPSRRSACTRRAASKLSIVAAMGDDPIKEWILTEGKATQITGISSIGGGCINSAQRYITDAGSFFVKTNRRIGPAMFEGEALGLKAMYDTKSIRVPLPYKVGSLPTGGSFIIMEFIQFGRSRGDQVTLSRNPFHSKKKLWEGSSLKCIKLLNLIRAMVSTLKILLEGQQLIKNMHPLFDGAVIEPCLLHGDLWSGNISSDANGDPVILDPACYYGHNEAEFGMSWCAGFGGEFYSSYFQVMPKQPGFEKRRDLYLLYHYLNHYNLFGSGYRSSAMSIIEDYLRMLKA from the exons ATGGCGAACGTGGCGCTgctctccgcctcctcctcgccatccacctcctcctccgccaacGCTTCCTCGCTCGTCCCTCGCTGCCCTCCATCTCGCCGGTCCGCCTGCACCCGAAGAGCAGCCTCCAAGCTCTCCATCG TGGCTGCCATGGGCGATGACCCGATCAAGGAATGGATCCTCACCGAGGGGAAGGCCACGCAGATTACAGGGATAAGCTCCATTGGGGGTGGCTGCATTAACAGTGCTCAGCGCTACATTACTGACGCTGGCTCCTTCTTTGTGAAGACCAACAG GCGCATTGGCCCCGCTATGTTTGAAGGGGAGGCTCTCGGTTTGAAGGCGATGTATGACACGAAGTCAATCCGTGTTCCTCTGCCGTACAAG GTTGGATCGTTACCAACTGGTGGTTCTTTTATCATCATGGAGTTTATTCAATTTGGTCGTTCTAGGGGAGACCAGGTAACCTTGTCCCGAAACCCCTTTCATTCAAAGAAAAAG CTCTGGGAAGGAAGCTCGCTGAAATGCATAAAGCTGCTAAATCTGATAAGGGCTATGGTTTCTACGTTGAAAATACTATTGGAAG GTCAACAATTGATCAAGAATATGCATCCACTTTTTGATGGTGCTGTTATTGAGCCATGCTTACTTCATGGTGATTTGTGGAGTGGAAACATAAGCTCTGATGCTAACGGAGATCCTGTAATATTGGATCCAGCATGCTACT ATGGTCACAATGAAGCAGAGTTCGGGATGTCATGGTGTGCTGGATTTGGTGGGGAATTTTATAGTTCCTATTTTCAG GTGATGCCAAAACAACCAGGCTTTGAGAAGAGGAGGGACCTGTATCTCCTCTACCACTACCTGAATCACTACAACCTTTTCGGCTCAGGGTACCGCTCATCAGCTATGTCCATAATCGAAGATTACCTGCGAATGCTGAAGGCTTAG
- the LOC100846374 gene encoding riboflavin biosynthesis protein PYRD, chloroplastic, which translates to MVFSYLLSTPGGLAPRPAPAACYYSYSSAPCRARLVAGGRGGRLRCQAQGGARDVDGHYIRRCVELARTAAGHTSPNPMVGCVIVRDGRVVGEGFHPKAGQPHAEVFALRAAGDFAENATAYVSLEPCNHYGRTPPCSEALIKAKVKEVVVGMTDPNPIVASKGIEKLRGAGIDVRIGVEEALCLRLNEAYIHRMLTGRAFATLRTTLSMNGIVMDQIGSGADQPGGYYSQLLKEYDGIVISSNMAKTTALPISREAGAKQPLYIIIAQGEDSKLHIPFLHEDSVSNAIVLADSPVTVQPAGVSISVLDQMSLDSILQLLSERGLCSVLVDFRDAGGSLASLLNNFQEDKLVQKVILELSPVWMPSPGPSNLAFGGSQSFPLKNVEHKECDSAAAAADDGTEPLARIAVDYTPEALHHARAAGEIHVTYDHRGGARWRSLRRYLPGGAVAAAIRAPAGDTAGLNYNLYLSSLEGSADMDEIDFEFLGHDKRALQTNFHVSGAGGREMLHRLPFDASDGFHRYAIAWGAEAIEWRVDSEVVRREERGPGPGPWPEKPMFLYASVWDASGVDEGRWTGRYHGRDAPYICSYRDVRVPVSLSVEEEDAEEEEGRDHANAGDAPDATATTCSAAVVAAAGADEE; encoded by the exons ATGGTCTTCTCCTACCTCCTCTCGACCCCCGGGGGCCTCgccccgcgccccgcgcccgcgGCCTGCTACTACTCCTACTCCTCCGCCCCTTGCCGCGCCCGCCTCGTGGCCgggggccgcggcgggcggctgCGGTGCCAGGCgcagggcggcgcgcgcgacgTGGACGGGCACTACATCCGACGGTGCGTGGAGCTGGCGCGCACGGCGGCCGGGCACACCAGCCCGAACCCCATGGTCGGCTGCGTCATCGTCCGCGACGGCAGGGTCGTCGGCGAGGGTTTCCACCCCAAAGCTGGACAGCCCCACGCCGAG GTATTTGCTCTCAGAGCCGCAGGGGATTTTGCAGAGAATGCAACAGCTTATGTGAGTTTGGAGCCCTGCAACCACTACGGGAGGACGCCTCCCTGCAGCGAAGCACTCATCAAAGCCAAAGTTAAGGAAGTTGTGGTGGGGATGACTGACCCAAATCCTATTGTAGCATCCAAAGGGATTGAAAAACTCCGAGGTGCTGGGATAGATGTGAGGATTGGAGTGGAGGAAGCATTATGCCTCAGGCTAAATGAAGCTTACATCCATCGTATGCTTACTGGGAGGGCCTTTGCAACTTTGAG AACTACACTCTCGATGAACGGAATTGTCATGGATCAAATTGGGAGTGGAGCTGATCAACCAGGTGGATACTACTCACAGTTACTGAAAGAATACGATGGAATTGTAATTTCAAGCAACATGGCCAAGACAACGGCCTTACCTATATCCCGTGAAGCTGGTGCAAAGCAACCTCTTTATATCATCATAGCACAAGGCGAAGATTCCAAATTACATATCCCCTTTCTCCATGAAGACTCTGTATCTAACGCAATCGTACTGGCTGATAGTCCTGTTACCGTGCAGCCAGCAGGAGTCAGTATTTCAGTCCTTGATCAGATGAGCTTAGACTCCATCCTTCAGCTTCTCTCGGAACGAGGGTTATGCAGTGTGCTGGTGGATTTCCGAGACGCTGGAGGAAGCCTGGCATCTCTACTTAACAACTTTCAGGAGGACAAGCTGGTGCAGAAGGTCATTCTGGAGCTCTCTCCTGTTTGGATGCCGAGCCCAGGGCCAAGCAACCTGGCATTTGGCGGCAGCCAATCGTTTCCACTGAAGAATGTGGAGCACAA GGAATGCgactcggcggcggcagcggcggacgACGGCACGGAGCCGCTGGCCCGCATCGCCGTGGACTACACCCCGGAGGCGTTGCACCACGCGCGGGCCGCCGGCGAGATCCACGTCACCTACGACCACCGTGGCGGGGCGCGGTGGCGCTCCCTCCGCCGGTACCTCCCGGGcggggccgtggccgccgccatccgcgCCCCAGCCGGCGACACGGCGGGGCTCAACTACAACCTCTACCTCTCCTCCCTCGAGGGCTCCGCCGACATGGACGAGATCGACTTCGAGTTCCTGGGCCACGACAAGCGGGCGCTGCAGACCAACTTCcacgtctccggcgccggcgggagggAGATGCTCCACCGGCTCCCCTTCGACGCCTCCGACGGCTTCCACCGCTACGCCATCGCCTGGGGCGCCGAGGCCATCGAGTGGCGCGTCGACAGCGAGGTGGTCCGGCGGGAGGAGCGTGGGCCTGGGCCCGGCCCGTGGCCTGAGAAGCCCATGTTCCTTTACGCGTCCGTGTGGGACGCCAGTGGGGTTGATGAGGGGAGGTGGACTGGGAGGTACCATGGCCGTGATGCGCCGTATATTTGCAGCTATAGGGATGTCAGGGTTCCCGTCTCGCTCTcagtggaagaagaagatgcagaggaagaagaaggtcgaGATCATGCAAATGCCGGAGACGCGCCTGATGCCACTGCCACCACCTGCAGCGCTGCTGTCGTTGCTGCTGCCGGAGCTGATGAAGAGTAG